A single region of the Triticum dicoccoides isolate Atlit2015 ecotype Zavitan chromosome 2B, WEW_v2.0, whole genome shotgun sequence genome encodes:
- the LOC119365926 gene encoding V-type proton ATPase subunit a3-like isoform X1, translating to MSRGGGCSPPMDLLRSEAMQLVQVIIPAESARLAVSNLGDLGLLQFKDLNADKSPFQRAYAAQIKRCGEMARRLRFFKEQMSKAAILTSPTQFSGASLEIGDLEIKLGEFEAELTEVNTNNRKLQRTYNELVEYNVLLEKTGEFFYSAQRSAAEQQREMVADQSGDSSLESPLLHQEMVIDPSKQVKLGSLIGLVPKQKAMAFERILYRATRGNMLLRQESVDESIIDPQSGEKAVKNSFVIFYSGERAKSKILKICDAFGANRYPFPEDLATQLQTIQKVSGKVSELKATVEIGLAHRDGILKNIACEYEEWKNLLKKEKAIYHTLNMFSLDVTKKCLVAEGWSPVFATSQVQDALHRATTGSNSEVGCIFQILNTQESPPTYFQTNKFTSSFQDIVDAYGIASYQELNPGLFTIVTFPFLFAVMFGDWGHGICIFLTALYLIIREKKLASQKLDDIVEIMFGGRYVILIMSLFSIYTGLIYNEFFSVPFELFGKSAYACHDPSCGDATTEGLVMVGQTYPFGVDPVWHGSRSELPFLNSLKMKMSILLGIAQMNLGIVLSFFNAKYFKNTVNVWYQFVPQLIFLNSLFGYLSLLIIIKWCTGSKADLYHIMIYMFLSPTDDIGENQLFPGQRIVQLVLLLLALVSVPWMLFPKPLFLKKQHEQRHQGQHYTMLQETDESVAQLGGQHENPHNHEEFEFSEVLVHQLIHTIEFVLGAVSNTASYLRLWALSLAHSELSSVFYDKVLLLAWGYNNVIILVVGVMVFLFATIFVLLSMETLSAFLHALRLHWVEFQGKFYEGGGYKFAPFVFASILEEED from the exons ATGTCGCGCGGCGGCGGGTGCTCCCCGCCGATGGATCTGCTGCGGTCGGAGGCGATGCAGCTGGTGCAGGTCATCATCCCCGCCGAGTCGGCGCGCCTCGCCGTCTCCAACCTCGGCGACCTCGGCCTCCTCCAGTTCAAAGAC CTTAATGCGGACAAGAGCCCATTCCAACGGGCATATGCTGCCCAG ATCAAGAGGTGTGGTGAAATGGCTCGCAGGTTGCGTTTTTTCAAGGAACAAATGTCGAAAGCTGCAATATTGACTTCTCCGACGCAATTTTCAGGAGCTTCTTTGGAAATTGGTGATCTGGAG ATAAAACTTGGGGAATTTGAAGCTGAGCTAACTGAAGTAAATACAAATAATAGAAAATTGCAGAGGACATACAATGAGCTGGTGGAGTACAATGTTCTTCTAGAAAAG ACTGGTGAGTTTTTCTACTCAGCTCAGAGAAGCGCGGCAGAGCAACAGAGGGAAATGGTGGCTGATCAGTCTGGTGATTCTTCTCTGGAGAGTCCTTTATTGCACCAG GAAATGGTGATAGATCCATCGAAACAAGTGAAGCTAGGTTCCCTGATTGGTCTTGTGCCAAAGCAAAAGGCTATGGCCTTTGAGCGTATACTTTACCGTGCCACCAGGGGCAATATGTTACTCCGACAAGAATCTGTTGATGAATCTATAATTGATCCACAATCTGGAGAGAAG GCCGTGAAAAATTCTTTCGTTATATTCTACTCTGGGGAGAGAGCAAAATCCAAGATTCTAAAAATTTGTGATGCTTTTGGTGCCAACCGTTATCCGTTTCCAGAAGACCTTGCCACACAATTACAAACTATTCAGAAG GTATCTGGAAAAGTGTCAGAGTTGAAGGCAACTGTTGAAATAGGTTTAGCTCATCGTGACGGCATACTTAAAAATATAGCTTGTGAGTATGAAGAATGGAAAAACCTG TTAAAGAAGGAAAAAGCTATTTACCACACGCTAAACATGTTCAGTCTTGATGTAACAAAGAAATGTTTAGTTGCTGAGGGGTGGAGTCCCGTTTTTGCTACAAGTCAG GTACAAGATGCACTTCATCGTGCTACTACTGGTAGCAACTCCGAAGTTGGTTGCATTTTCCAAATTCTGAACACACAAGAATCTCCTCCAACGTATTTCCAGACAAACAAATTTACGTCCTCCTTCCAGGACATTGTGGATGCCTATGG TATTGCGAGCTATCAAGAACTAAATCCTGGTTTATTTACCATCGTAACATTCCCCTTCTTATTTGCCGTCATGTTTGGTGATTGGGGTCATGGAATTTGTATATTTCTTACTGCACTGTACCTCATAATCCGAGAGAAGAAGCTAGCTTCACAG AAACTAGATGACATAGTGGAAATAATGTTTGGTGGGCGCTATGTAATTTTGATTATGTCCCTTTTTTCAATTTACACTGGATTGATATATAATGAGTTCTTCTCGGTTCCATTTGAGCTCTTCGGTAAATCTGCCTATGCCTGCCATGATCCTTCGTGTGG GGATGCTACAACTGAAGGATTAGTTATGGTGGGGCAAACATACCCATTTGGTGTCGATCCAGTGTGGCATGGAAGCCGCAGTGAGCTGCCATTTCTCAATTCCCTAAAGATGAAAATGTCAATTCTTCTTGGAATTGCACAAATGAACCTTGGAATTGTGTTGAGTTTCTTTAATgcgaagtatttcaaaaatactgtTAATGTTTG GTATCAGTTTGTTCCCCAGCTGATCTTCTTAAACAGCTTATTTGGTTACCTGTCACTCCTCATCATTATTAAGTGGTGCACTGGCTCAAAAGCTGACCTATACCATATAATGATATATATGTTTCTGAGTCCAACGGATGATATTGGGGAGAACCAGCTATTTCCTGGGCAGAGAATTGTGCAG CTTGTTCTACTTCTGCTTGCTCTGGTGTCTGTGCCTTGGATGCTGTTTCCGAAGCCATTGTTTTTGAAGAAGCAACATGAGCAG AGACACCAAGGCCAGCATTACACCATGCTCCAGGAGACAGATGAATCAGTGGCTCAATTGGGAGGACAACATGAAAACCCACACAACCACGAGGAGTTTGAATTCAGTGAAGTTTTGGTCCACCAGCTGATCCACACAATTGAGTTTGTGCTCGGTGCGGTCTCAAATACCGCCTCATATCTTCGTCTTTGGGCTCTCAG TCTCGCGCACTCAGAACTGTCCAGTGTCTTCTATGATAAGGTTCTTCTTCTAGCATGGGG
- the LOC119365926 gene encoding V-type proton ATPase subunit a3-like isoform X2 → MSRGGGCSPPMDLLRSEAMQLVQVIIPAESARLAVSNLGDLGLLQFKDLNADKSPFQRAYAAQIKRCGEMARRLRFFKEQMSKAAILTSPTQFSGASLEIGDLEIKLGEFEAELTEVNTNNRKLQRTYNELVEYNVLLEKTGEFFYSAQRSAAEQQREMVADQSGDSSLESPLLHQEMVIDPSKQVKLGSLIGLVPKQKAMAFERILYRATRGNMLLRQESVDESIIDPQSGEKAVKNSFVIFYSGERAKSKILKICDAFGANRYPFPEDLATQLQTIQKVSGKVSELKATVEIGLAHRDGILKNIACEYEEWKNLLKKEKAIYHTLNMFSLDVTKKCLVAEGWSPVFATSQVQDALHRATTGSNSEVGCIFQILNTQESPPTYFQTNKFTSSFQDIVDAYGIASYQELNPGLFTIVTFPFLFAVMFGDWGHGICIFLTALYLIIREKKLASQKLDDIVEIMFGGRYVILIMSLFSIYTGLIYNEFFSVPFELFGKSAYACHDPSCGDATTEGLVMVGQTYPFGVDPVWHGSRSELPFLNSLKMKMSILLGIAQMNLGIVLSFFNAKYFKNTVNVWYQFVPQLIFLNSLFGYLSLLIIIKWCTGSKADLYHIMIYMFLSPTDDIGENQLFPGQRIVQLVLLLLALVSVPWMLFPKPLFLKKQHEQTPRPALHHAPGDR, encoded by the exons ATGTCGCGCGGCGGCGGGTGCTCCCCGCCGATGGATCTGCTGCGGTCGGAGGCGATGCAGCTGGTGCAGGTCATCATCCCCGCCGAGTCGGCGCGCCTCGCCGTCTCCAACCTCGGCGACCTCGGCCTCCTCCAGTTCAAAGAC CTTAATGCGGACAAGAGCCCATTCCAACGGGCATATGCTGCCCAG ATCAAGAGGTGTGGTGAAATGGCTCGCAGGTTGCGTTTTTTCAAGGAACAAATGTCGAAAGCTGCAATATTGACTTCTCCGACGCAATTTTCAGGAGCTTCTTTGGAAATTGGTGATCTGGAG ATAAAACTTGGGGAATTTGAAGCTGAGCTAACTGAAGTAAATACAAATAATAGAAAATTGCAGAGGACATACAATGAGCTGGTGGAGTACAATGTTCTTCTAGAAAAG ACTGGTGAGTTTTTCTACTCAGCTCAGAGAAGCGCGGCAGAGCAACAGAGGGAAATGGTGGCTGATCAGTCTGGTGATTCTTCTCTGGAGAGTCCTTTATTGCACCAG GAAATGGTGATAGATCCATCGAAACAAGTGAAGCTAGGTTCCCTGATTGGTCTTGTGCCAAAGCAAAAGGCTATGGCCTTTGAGCGTATACTTTACCGTGCCACCAGGGGCAATATGTTACTCCGACAAGAATCTGTTGATGAATCTATAATTGATCCACAATCTGGAGAGAAG GCCGTGAAAAATTCTTTCGTTATATTCTACTCTGGGGAGAGAGCAAAATCCAAGATTCTAAAAATTTGTGATGCTTTTGGTGCCAACCGTTATCCGTTTCCAGAAGACCTTGCCACACAATTACAAACTATTCAGAAG GTATCTGGAAAAGTGTCAGAGTTGAAGGCAACTGTTGAAATAGGTTTAGCTCATCGTGACGGCATACTTAAAAATATAGCTTGTGAGTATGAAGAATGGAAAAACCTG TTAAAGAAGGAAAAAGCTATTTACCACACGCTAAACATGTTCAGTCTTGATGTAACAAAGAAATGTTTAGTTGCTGAGGGGTGGAGTCCCGTTTTTGCTACAAGTCAG GTACAAGATGCACTTCATCGTGCTACTACTGGTAGCAACTCCGAAGTTGGTTGCATTTTCCAAATTCTGAACACACAAGAATCTCCTCCAACGTATTTCCAGACAAACAAATTTACGTCCTCCTTCCAGGACATTGTGGATGCCTATGG TATTGCGAGCTATCAAGAACTAAATCCTGGTTTATTTACCATCGTAACATTCCCCTTCTTATTTGCCGTCATGTTTGGTGATTGGGGTCATGGAATTTGTATATTTCTTACTGCACTGTACCTCATAATCCGAGAGAAGAAGCTAGCTTCACAG AAACTAGATGACATAGTGGAAATAATGTTTGGTGGGCGCTATGTAATTTTGATTATGTCCCTTTTTTCAATTTACACTGGATTGATATATAATGAGTTCTTCTCGGTTCCATTTGAGCTCTTCGGTAAATCTGCCTATGCCTGCCATGATCCTTCGTGTGG GGATGCTACAACTGAAGGATTAGTTATGGTGGGGCAAACATACCCATTTGGTGTCGATCCAGTGTGGCATGGAAGCCGCAGTGAGCTGCCATTTCTCAATTCCCTAAAGATGAAAATGTCAATTCTTCTTGGAATTGCACAAATGAACCTTGGAATTGTGTTGAGTTTCTTTAATgcgaagtatttcaaaaatactgtTAATGTTTG GTATCAGTTTGTTCCCCAGCTGATCTTCTTAAACAGCTTATTTGGTTACCTGTCACTCCTCATCATTATTAAGTGGTGCACTGGCTCAAAAGCTGACCTATACCATATAATGATATATATGTTTCTGAGTCCAACGGATGATATTGGGGAGAACCAGCTATTTCCTGGGCAGAGAATTGTGCAG CTTGTTCTACTTCTGCTTGCTCTGGTGTCTGTGCCTTGGATGCTGTTTCCGAAGCCATTGTTTTTGAAGAAGCAACATGAGCAG ACACCAAGGCCAGCATTACACCATGCTCCAGGAGACAGATGA